In a single window of the Nocardiopsis composta genome:
- a CDS encoding metallophosphoesterase family protein: MGTALAVVRERVAARRERLLRAWRVAAVVLAGLAGGWLGLALGGSALTPIGPADVSLSVSPSWRGETVVDVAPLGTLQFDTHTAPLRFEASITEIRLAAAEEMFSDPEAIDRMARGIGAEVRDGVIRLFAQSAAAAVLGAALVGLVLFRDWRRAALSAGTALAAFAGAGGLAAATFNPSAVAEPRYSGLLAGAPQVVGSAEAVVSRFEEYREQLAGLVGNVSRLYEVTSQLPVYEGDESTVRVLHVSDIHLNPAAWNVIASLQEQFQADVIVDSGDLTDRGSAAEDAFADEIAELEVPYVWIRGNHDSMGTQRAVERQPNAVVLDDSVAEVGGIVFYGAGDPRFTPDKTADNPDTEEVRRIGEAQAVGVSDADPPVDVAVLHDPVQADGFDGRVPLVLAGHGHRRWTELPESGTRFFVQGSTGGAGLRGLEGGAADPKPYEASVLYFDAETKRLQAWDDVTLGGLGLTSARIERHIEEDPDRPVAPPEPTAPEPGEPSAPASSPPGREPASPASTP, from the coding sequence TTGGGCACGGCACTCGCGGTGGTCCGCGAACGGGTCGCCGCGAGGCGGGAGCGGCTGCTGCGCGCCTGGCGCGTCGCGGCCGTCGTCCTTGCGGGCCTGGCCGGAGGCTGGCTGGGCCTGGCGCTCGGGGGGAGCGCGCTGACCCCGATCGGCCCGGCCGACGTGAGCCTCTCGGTCAGTCCGAGCTGGCGGGGCGAGACGGTGGTGGACGTCGCCCCGCTGGGCACGCTGCAGTTCGACACGCACACCGCGCCGCTGCGCTTCGAGGCCTCCATCACCGAGATCCGGCTGGCCGCGGCCGAGGAGATGTTCTCCGACCCCGAGGCGATCGACCGGATGGCGCGCGGGATCGGCGCGGAGGTGCGCGACGGCGTCATCCGGCTGTTCGCCCAGTCCGCGGCGGCGGCGGTGCTCGGCGCGGCCCTGGTCGGCCTGGTGCTGTTCCGGGACTGGCGGCGGGCCGCGCTGAGCGCGGGCACGGCGCTGGCCGCGTTCGCCGGCGCCGGCGGCCTGGCCGCGGCGACGTTCAACCCCTCCGCGGTGGCCGAGCCGCGCTACTCCGGCCTGCTGGCCGGCGCGCCGCAGGTGGTGGGCAGCGCCGAGGCGGTGGTGAGCAGGTTCGAGGAGTACCGGGAGCAGCTGGCCGGCCTGGTCGGCAACGTGTCCCGGCTCTACGAGGTCACCTCGCAGCTGCCGGTGTACGAGGGCGACGAGTCGACGGTGCGGGTGCTGCACGTGTCCGACATCCACCTTAACCCGGCGGCGTGGAACGTCATCGCCTCGCTGCAGGAGCAGTTCCAGGCTGACGTGATCGTCGACTCCGGGGACCTCACCGACCGGGGCAGCGCCGCGGAGGACGCCTTCGCCGACGAGATCGCCGAGCTGGAGGTGCCCTATGTGTGGATCCGCGGCAACCACGACTCGATGGGCACCCAGCGCGCGGTGGAGCGCCAGCCCAACGCGGTGGTGCTGGACGACTCGGTCGCGGAGGTCGGCGGCATCGTCTTCTACGGGGCGGGCGACCCGCGGTTCACCCCGGACAAGACCGCGGACAACCCGGACACCGAGGAGGTGCGCCGGATCGGCGAGGCCCAGGCGGTGGGGGTCTCCGACGCGGACCCGCCGGTGGACGTCGCCGTGCTGCACGACCCGGTGCAGGCCGACGGGTTCGACGGCAGGGTCCCGCTGGTGCTGGCCGGGCACGGGCACCGGCGCTGGACCGAGCTGCCCGAGTCCGGCACCCGCTTCTTCGTCCAGGGCTCGACCGGCGGCGCCGGGCTGCGCGGCCTGGAGGGCGGCGCGGCCGACCCCAAGCCCTACGAGGCCTCGGTGCTCTACTTCGACGCCGAGACCAAGCGGCTGCAGGCCTGGGACGACGTCACCCTGGGCGGCCTGGGCCTGACCTCGGCCCGGATCGAGCGGCACATCGAGGAGGACCCGGACCGCCCGGTCGCCCCGCCCGAGCCCACGGCGCCCGAACCCGGCGAGCCGTCCGCCCCGGCCTCTTCCCCGCCCGGCAGGGAACCGGCTTCACCTGCGTCGACGCCCTAG
- a CDS encoding MFS transporter, with translation MKDTTTAQRTAVSAGWLAVLAAPGAFGLTGPAIVLPHIAERLGVDLATATWLATVNGLGVAIGAPLAAGLIARKGLRFTLSANAVLMAAGTLLVAAAPNIEAALIGRVLQALGSAGLIAMAMNMAGTPRRMGLITASLATVASVGALVGSLGTDWISWRVALMLPALGLLGLFGTLRAASRERASARPFDVPGLLLVLALGAALTFVPSRPLPAAAAAVLLVLALAWHIRSRPQGFVPLSLLRNRVFVAYSGLILALGTGYFALLYLVPHRLGHDLRWSGDTVGVATLLVQLAAAALAFGIAAYAARIGRRRTLVLLVALGAAGVLMAPFTAAAAALLAALGLALVAAAGGQGVLIAFATDTTDDADTPLAIGLFNLCYQLGGAFGPALLPLLT, from the coding sequence ATGAAGGACACCACGACGGCGCAGCGCACCGCCGTATCCGCGGGGTGGCTGGCCGTTCTCGCGGCGCCGGGCGCCTTCGGACTCACCGGCCCGGCGATCGTGCTGCCGCACATCGCCGAGCGCCTCGGCGTCGACCTGGCGACGGCGACCTGGCTGGCGACGGTCAACGGGCTGGGGGTGGCGATCGGCGCTCCGCTGGCGGCCGGCCTCATCGCCCGCAAGGGCCTCCGCTTCACCCTGTCGGCCAACGCCGTGCTCATGGCCGCGGGCACGCTCCTCGTGGCCGCGGCCCCGAACATCGAAGCGGCGCTGATCGGGCGGGTGCTGCAGGCCCTCGGCAGCGCCGGGCTGATCGCGATGGCGATGAACATGGCCGGCACGCCCCGCCGCATGGGCCTGATCACCGCCTCGCTCGCGACCGTCGCCTCCGTCGGCGCGCTCGTCGGCTCCCTGGGTACCGACTGGATCTCCTGGCGCGTCGCGCTGATGCTGCCGGCACTGGGGCTTCTCGGCCTCTTCGGCACCCTCCGCGCGGCGTCCCGGGAACGCGCCTCCGCCCGTCCCTTCGACGTCCCCGGGCTGCTGCTCGTCCTCGCCCTGGGGGCCGCGCTCACCTTCGTCCCGAGCCGTCCGCTGCCCGCGGCCGCCGCTGCGGTCCTCCTCGTCCTCGCCCTGGCGTGGCACATCCGGTCCAGGCCGCAGGGGTTCGTTCCCCTCTCCCTGCTGCGCAACAGGGTCTTCGTCGCCTACAGCGGGCTCATCCTGGCGCTGGGCACCGGCTATTTCGCACTGCTCTACCTGGTGCCGCACCGGCTCGGGCACGATCTCCGGTGGAGCGGCGACACCGTCGGGGTCGCGACCCTGCTCGTCCAGCTCGCAGCCGCCGCGCTGGCCTTCGGAATCGCCGCCTACGCGGCCCGGATCGGACGGCGGCGCACCCTGGTCCTCCTGGTCGCCCTCGGCGCCGCCGGTGTGCTCATGGCCCCGTTCACCGCCGCCGCCGCCGCGCTGCTGGCCGCCCTCGGCCTGGCGCTCGTCGCCGCGGCCGGAGGCCAGGGGGTGCTCATCGCCTTCGCCACCGACACCACCGACGACGCCGACACGCCGCTGGCCATCGGCCTGTTCAATCTCTGCTACCAACTCGGCGGAGCCTTCGGCCCCGCCCTGCTCCCCCTTCTGACCTAG
- a CDS encoding TetR/AcrR family transcriptional regulator, giving the protein MPAKRRGRPRNEAARSRIVQAATALFLQDGYMATTVGGIADEAGVALQTIYSAYASKVGVLAAAHDAAIAGDEPTPLLDREWAQRLPEQATVEEAWAETVRHVARATEQVAPIYAVIESAAADPDVADLLTTLRAQRYRFSSVLAERLLPLPGGDPDADPRRVADVLYATLSVASYIPLVTERGWTTEQWREWAHDTGARELFKT; this is encoded by the coding sequence ATGCCGGCCAAGCGCAGGGGGAGGCCCCGGAACGAGGCAGCGCGCTCCCGGATCGTCCAGGCCGCCACCGCGCTGTTCCTGCAGGACGGGTACATGGCGACGACCGTCGGCGGCATCGCGGACGAGGCCGGGGTCGCGCTGCAGACCATCTACTCGGCCTACGCCTCCAAGGTGGGCGTGCTCGCGGCCGCGCACGATGCGGCCATCGCCGGCGACGAGCCGACGCCGCTGCTGGACCGGGAATGGGCGCAGCGGCTGCCGGAGCAGGCCACCGTCGAAGAGGCGTGGGCCGAGACCGTGCGGCACGTCGCGCGCGCGACCGAGCAGGTCGCACCGATCTACGCGGTCATCGAATCGGCCGCGGCCGACCCGGACGTGGCCGACCTGCTGACCACTCTGCGGGCCCAGCGGTACCGGTTCAGCAGCGTGCTCGCGGAGCGGCTGCTGCCCCTGCCCGGAGGCGACCCCGACGCCGACCCCCGGCGGGTCGCCGACGTCCTCTACGCCACGCTGAGCGTCGCGAGCTACATCCCCCTGGTCACCGAACGCGGGTGGACGACCGAGCAGTGGCGGGAATGGGCGCACGACACGGGCGCCCGGGAGCTCTTCAAGACCTGA
- a CDS encoding MFS transporter, translating into MGDPRTAGDGTDVRPDWKRAYTDVMRVPEFRALWLSHALSMSGGYLLSISVVLLVYRQTSSPLAAGVTSAITFIPQILAGPLLSGLSDLLPRRRVMLASDLVRAALVVGIGIPGLPLWAVWSLLFCSILPMVPFGAARAALMTEIVQGERYVAGSAIINLTSHVGTLVGLVAGGGVVALVGPNNAVMINGATFVVSALIVRLGVRARPAPVPDGAARPTLWQVTRDGARLVFGDARLRTLALFAWLAGFYMVPFGLAGPLSDEVGAGAVGTGLIMAGPSMGALVGGFVLTRLIAPGIRIRLIGPLAVGGSVPLLAWLADLPLWAMVALLALSGALSAYQLVANAAFVLCVPAGGRGLAFGLVAAGLQAVQGIGIAVASLLVEVVDLDAVIVCAGILGIAGALLLAAPWTRLSTQVTEMMDDRERTG; encoded by the coding sequence GTGGGGGACCCGCGAACGGCCGGCGACGGGACCGACGTCCGCCCCGACTGGAAGCGCGCTTACACCGACGTGATGCGGGTGCCGGAGTTCCGCGCCCTGTGGCTCTCGCACGCGCTGTCCATGTCCGGCGGCTACCTGCTCAGCATCTCGGTGGTGCTGCTGGTCTACCGGCAGACCTCGTCGCCGCTGGCGGCCGGGGTGACCAGCGCGATCACCTTCATCCCGCAGATCCTCGCCGGGCCGCTGCTGTCCGGCCTGTCCGACCTGCTGCCGCGCCGCCGGGTGATGCTCGCCTCCGACCTGGTCCGCGCCGCGCTGGTGGTCGGCATCGGGATCCCGGGTCTGCCGCTGTGGGCGGTCTGGTCGCTGCTGTTCTGCTCGATCCTGCCGATGGTGCCGTTCGGCGCGGCCCGCGCCGCGCTGATGACCGAGATCGTGCAGGGCGAGCGGTACGTCGCCGGGTCGGCCATCATCAACCTGACCTCGCACGTGGGCACCCTGGTCGGCCTGGTGGCCGGCGGCGGGGTGGTCGCGCTGGTCGGGCCGAACAACGCGGTGATGATCAACGGCGCGACGTTCGTCGTCTCCGCGCTGATCGTCCGGCTGGGCGTGCGCGCCCGCCCGGCACCGGTGCCCGACGGGGCGGCCCGGCCGACGCTGTGGCAGGTCACCCGGGACGGCGCCCGGCTCGTCTTCGGCGACGCGCGGCTGCGCACCCTGGCGCTCTTCGCCTGGCTGGCCGGCTTCTACATGGTCCCGTTCGGCCTGGCCGGCCCGCTCTCCGACGAGGTCGGCGCGGGCGCGGTGGGCACCGGCCTGATCATGGCCGGCCCGTCGATGGGCGCCCTGGTCGGCGGTTTCGTACTGACCCGGCTGATCGCGCCGGGCATCCGCATCCGGCTGATCGGCCCGCTCGCGGTCGGCGGCTCGGTCCCGCTGCTCGCCTGGCTGGCCGACCTGCCGCTGTGGGCGATGGTGGCGCTGCTCGCGCTCTCCGGAGCGCTGTCCGCCTACCAGCTGGTCGCCAACGCCGCGTTCGTGCTGTGCGTCCCGGCCGGCGGCCGCGGCCTCGCCTTCGGCCTGGTCGCCGCGGGCCTCCAGGCGGTCCAGGGCATCGGCATCGCGGTGGCGAGCCTGCTGGTGGAGGTGGTCGACCTGGACGCGGTCATCGTCTGCGCCGGCATCCTGGGCATCGCCGGCGCCCTCCTGCTGGCCGCCCCGTGGACCCGCCTCTCAACGCAGGTCACCGAGATGATGGACGACCGGGAACGCACCGGCTGA
- a CDS encoding ArsI/CadI family heavy metal resistance metalloenzyme, translating to MSRVQLALNVADLEASVAFYSALFGVEPAKRRPGYANFAVAEPPLKLVLIEGEPGQDTRLDHLGVEVEATAQVDAATARFKESGLASFEEKDTSCCYAVQDKVWVHGPGREPWEVYVVKGDSDQKGGTEHLPAPGAATGAAAAGCCTTARDS from the coding sequence ATGTCCCGTGTCCAGCTCGCGCTCAACGTCGCCGACCTGGAGGCGTCGGTGGCCTTCTACTCGGCCCTGTTCGGAGTCGAACCCGCCAAGCGCCGCCCCGGCTACGCCAACTTCGCCGTCGCCGAGCCCCCGCTCAAGCTCGTCCTCATCGAGGGCGAGCCCGGCCAGGACACCCGCCTGGACCATCTGGGCGTGGAGGTCGAGGCCACCGCCCAGGTGGACGCCGCCACGGCCCGCTTCAAGGAGTCGGGCCTGGCCTCCTTCGAGGAGAAGGACACCTCCTGCTGCTACGCGGTACAGGACAAGGTGTGGGTGCACGGCCCCGGCCGCGAACCGTGGGAGGTCTACGTGGTCAAGGGCGACAGCGACCAGAAGGGCGGGACAGAGCACCTCCCCGCCCCCGGCGCCGCCACCGGAGCCGCGGCCGCCGGCTGCTGCACGACCGCCCGGGACTCCTGA
- a CDS encoding metallopeptidase family protein codes for MVEISRREFEELVADALDSIPEHLTRYMDNVVITVAEDPPEPGLLGLYEGVPLTERGDFYSGVLPDQIFIYWREICAICETPEDVVEEVRITVVHEIAHHFGIDDDRLHELGWS; via the coding sequence GTGGTCGAAATCAGCCGCAGGGAATTCGAAGAACTCGTCGCCGACGCCCTGGACTCCATTCCGGAGCACCTGACCCGCTACATGGACAACGTGGTGATCACCGTCGCCGAGGACCCGCCCGAGCCCGGGCTGCTCGGGCTGTACGAGGGCGTGCCGCTCACCGAGCGCGGCGACTTCTACTCGGGGGTGCTGCCGGACCAGATCTTCATCTACTGGCGGGAGATCTGCGCGATCTGCGAGACCCCCGAGGACGTCGTGGAGGAGGTGCGGATCACCGTGGTCCACGAGATCGCGCACCACTTCGGCATCGACGACGACCGACTGCACGAACTGGGCTGGTCCTGA
- a CDS encoding PspC domain-containing protein, with translation MNENFGKKRLQRSRSNRLLTGVCGGIGEFIGVDANLVRLAFAVLTLLGFSGVLVYIIAWVVMPEEGAETSVAEHVIRNFQGKKSDL, from the coding sequence ATGAACGAGAACTTCGGGAAGAAGAGGCTGCAGCGGAGCAGGAGCAACCGGCTGCTCACCGGTGTGTGCGGCGGGATCGGCGAGTTCATCGGGGTCGACGCGAACCTGGTGCGGCTGGCGTTCGCGGTGCTCACGCTGCTCGGGTTCAGCGGGGTGCTGGTCTACATCATCGCCTGGGTGGTGATGCCGGAGGAGGGGGCCGAGACCTCCGTCGCCGAGCACGTCATCCGGAACTTCCAGGGGAAGAAGTCCGACCTCTGA